In Desulfuromonas sp., a genomic segment contains:
- a CDS encoding ferritin: protein MSSTTDAIKRSILTEKSAMDFYTSCASHMKKEEAIKTFELLAREEREHAESFFQIYDGDDIGSFEEFMKTETDSDWLSDVEKSALPNMDERKAMEFAMEKEKQLEEHLRNMAEKVDDPKIKAVYEANAKSTHNHYVLIESEYARLMGMVHETDIDTFVRE from the coding sequence ATGAGTTCAACAACCGATGCAATCAAGCGTTCCATTCTTACGGAAAAGAGCGCCATGGATTTTTACACCAGCTGTGCTTCTCACATGAAAAAAGAAGAGGCGATCAAAACGTTTGAGCTTCTGGCACGCGAAGAACGCGAGCATGCAGAATCGTTCTTCCAGATCTATGACGGTGATGACATCGGATCTTTCGAAGAATTCATGAAGACCGAGACTGATTCAGACTGGCTGAGCGATGTCGAAAAATCAGCACTACCGAACATGGACGAGCGCAAGGCAATGGAATTTGCCATGGAGAAAGAAAAGCAGCTTGAGGAGCATCTGCGCAACATGGCCGAAAAAGTTGATGACCCGAAAATCAAGGCTGTTTACGAAGCGAACGCCAAGTCGACCCACAACCACTACGTTCTGATCGAATCGGAATATGCCCGCCTCATGGGAATGGTTCACGAAACGGATATCGACACCTTCGTTCGCGAATAA